The DNA sequence GCACTATCGGCACCCTTGTTACAGGCACCGAGGGTGAGCAGGAGGGTGAGGACCAGCGATCCCCATAGAACCCGGCTATTGTGGTGGTTTCTTTTCATGGTATTTGCATCCCTCTTAATATACTTCCGTATATGGAAAAGTATGTGTGATTGGATGCCATTATATGAATAAATAGATGATGGTTCAATTCTCTCTTACGATTAATAGACTTTTTTGTTCGTTTTTCTTTTGTTTTAACAAATTTGTAAATGATATTAAATCATGACTCTTTCCGTTGACAAAAAGATAATATATATCGATACTGTCAACAGAGGAAAGTACAATGATCGGGGAGAAATTACGGCAAAAAAGAATAATGAGCGGATGGTCTCTCCAGAGATTAGCGGATAAACTTGAACGGCAGGGAACCAGGATCACCCGTGCGGCTCTTTCAAAATATGAACTGGAAAAGGCGACGCCCAATGCTTTGACGCTTTATGCTCTTGCCCAGGTTTTTGACGTTAAAACGGATTATTTCTTTTCAAATCCCTCAGCCACCGTTACATGGCAGTCATTCAGAAAGAAAGCCTCCGTCAGTCAGGTGAAAATCGATAGTCTCAAGGCAATCGCCGAAGAAAAAGTTGAAAACATTTTAATGATTGAAAATGTATGCGGAGTGATTTCAGAACCTTCTGTTCTCCCTCGGTCACGTGAAGAGGCGACACCTGAAGAGGCCGAAAACATGGCTGAGGAGCTTCGTTCCCTCTGGAATTTGGATGATACTCCTATTCAGAATCTCTGCGAGCTTCTGGAAAGCAAGGGGATTATTCTTGTCCCCATCACGACAGAAGGAAACGGGGTGGATGGATTTGTAGGGAACCTGCCGAATAATCGGAAAATCATCGTTTACGCGAAAGATAAAAGCGTTGACCGGACAAGGCTGACTATCTGCCATGAACTCGGCCATTTGCTTCTTTCCAGCACCGAGCCCAAGATAAACGAACATTTGGCCCATCGTTTTTCCGGGGCTTTCCTGGTTCCGGCAGAACGCTTACGGCAAATTCTGGGGACAAGCCGCACCGATATATCCATCCAGGAACTGTGCCTTATGAAAGAACGTTTCGGTATCAGTATTCAGGCACTTACCTACAGGGCGAAGGATCTCGGCATTTTAAGCCGGTCGGCCTATCAGACTATGTTTATTAATTTCAGGAGTAAGGGTATTTATTCCGAGGAACCGGGGCACTGGCCCTACCCGGAGGAACCGCGTTTAACCCAGCAGTACCTGTTCCGCGCTGTAGCGGAAGGACTGATAAGCGAATCCCGGGCCCAGGAACTCTTCCCGGACTACCTGACGGTGAAAGAGCAACTGGAGGACAACAGCTCGTCAGCTGTTAATACCTACCTCTCTCTGAGTGCTGAAGAACGTTCGGCCTATCTTTCAAAACTGGCAGAAGAGAGTGCGGATATGTATGCTCCGGACAGTGAGCTTTTAGCAGACGACATAATGGATGTCATGGATGGCTGATCCTCAACGCGGCGAGCTGTGGTGGATTAATTTTGATCCTACCATCGGGGCAGAGATCAGCAAGCAAAGGCTGGCCGTTGTGGTTTCTCCCGATTCTGTCGGGAAACTGCCATTGCGCATAGTCGTACCTGTTACGGAATGGAAAGATCGCTATGCTTCTTATCCCTGGAACGCTTTCACAATCCGGCGGGCAGGATTTCTGCTCAGGAACAGGAAGAGATTACGGTTGCTCTGCAGATTTGCGTGGGAGCGATTTGAAAGTTTTTTTGATTATCGTCTTCCCTAACCGGCATTCTCAATTTCTATCTGTGAATGAAATCCTCTGTGACCAAAATGAACAAAAAAAACAATATATACAGAAGGGTTGACGATTGCCCGGACCGAAAATAGTATATAGATAAATAATTATCCTTTAGGAGTTTGATATGAAAGCAAACAAACGTTTGGGGGCGGCAATCGCATCCATTGTTCTTTTGCTCTCTTTTGTTGCCTGTAGCGGAAAGGGTGCATATAAACCCGGAACGTATGAGGGCGAGGGGCAAGGGCACGGCGGCGCCATCAAAGTCGCTGTTTCGGTAGATTCGGACAAAATAACGAAGATTGATGTAACAGAGAGTGCCGAGTCTGATTTTAGTAAGCCGGCCGTCCAGGAGATCATCAAACGGGTTCTTGACAAAAATAGTGCGGAGATAGATTCCGTAAGCGGTGCTTCCGAGACCTCGGCAGGCTTGATCTCTGCCATCGCTGCGGCGCTATCCAAGGCCCAGACCGGTGAGGCGGTAAAGAGCGCCGGTACCAAAGGGGCAACTGGTGAAGTTCCGGAAGATATGAGTTGTGATGTCGTTATTGTGGGTGCCGGAGGTGCCGGTTTGTCTGCGGCCCTGGAAGCCCATGATCATGGGGCTTCGGTTATTCTTGTTGAGAAGATGCCTGTTATCGGCGGCAATACCAATTATGCCACCGGGGGACTGAATGCGGCGGAAACGACGCCTCAGAAGGCATTGGGCATACAGGATTCTGTCGAAACCTTTTACGAAGATACCATGAAAGGCGGAAAAAACCTGAACAACCCGGCGCTGGTCCACGTTTTAACGGAGCGGTCGGCTGGTACCATCGACTGGCTCATCGGCCTCGGGGGTGATTTCTCCGATGTAGGGAAGCTGGGCGGAGCGACAAATCCCAGGGCCCACCGGCCCTCAGGCGGAGCTCCCGTGGGAAACCATCTGGTCAAGATTCTCTATGATGCGGTACAAAAGCGTGGAATTAACGTTCAAACAAACAGCAAGGTGGTTGCTTTGCTGAAAGAGGGAGACGCGGTTAGCGGAGTCGAAGTAGAAACGAAGAATGGAAATTATATGATACGGGCGAAAGCCGTCATCATCACGACCGGCGGATTCGGTGCAAACCAGGAAAAGGTTGTTGCCTACAAACCGGAACTGAAAGGCTTCGGCACGACCAATCAACCGGGAGCCACAGGAGATGCTTTGGATTTTATCAAGGACTTTGATGTGGCCCTTGTCGACATGGAGCAGATTCAGACACATCCCACGGTGGTCCCTGTGAAAAATACGATGATCACTGAAGCCGTACGCGGCAATGGTGCAATTCTTGTAAACCGCGAGGCTTCACGGTTTATCTCCGAGATGCAAACCCGGGATGTCGTCTCCGATGCGGAGTTGGCCCAGACCGGCGGTACCGCCTTCCTCCTCTTCGACCAGGGGGTACGGGATTCCCTTTCCGCCATTGAGAATTACGTAAAAGCAGGTCTTCTTACCGAGGGGGACACCATTGCGGATCTTGCTCAGACGATGGGGCTTGATGCCGCAACGCTGCAGGCAACGGTTGACCGCTACAATGGTTTTGTGAATACAGGGGTCGATACAGACTTCGACAGATCGGATCTGCCGCGGGAATTGGTCCATGCGCCTTATTACATGGTTGAGGTCGGCCCAGCCGTCCATCACACCATGGGGGGGATCAAGATCAATACCGATGCCCAGGTTATCACTACTGGCGGTTCGGCTATTCCCGGCCTGTTTGCCGCTGGAGAGGTGACCGGAGGAATCCATGGGGCGAATCGCCTGGGTGGAAATTCTTTAAGCGATATAACAACCTTCGGCAGGATTGCCGGAACGAAAGCTGCCGAATTTGCAGCGAACTAGCAGCGAACGGACGTTTTTTATCGATAGGGGGCTGGCCGGGAAGCAATCCTGGTCAGCCCCTTTCTGCTTTTGGGTTATACTAAAAGAGACATGACACTCTATGCAAAGATATCGAGAACACTATCACTTTTGATTATCCTACTCATCATCGGTGTTGTCCTTTTCATGACAATACAGTGGTTTTCCACGCTGAGGCGGCAGTTAGGGCGTGAAGCCTTCGATATGGCTCTGACAATAGCACAAACCGAGCTTGTCCGGGAGCATGTACCGAAAGAGAATGGATATATCGCTAT is a window from the Sediminispirochaeta bajacaliforniensis DSM 16054 genome containing:
- a CDS encoding helix-turn-helix domain-containing protein gives rise to the protein MIGEKLRQKRIMSGWSLQRLADKLERQGTRITRAALSKYELEKATPNALTLYALAQVFDVKTDYFFSNPSATVTWQSFRKKASVSQVKIDSLKAIAEEKVENILMIENVCGVISEPSVLPRSREEATPEEAENMAEELRSLWNLDDTPIQNLCELLESKGIILVPITTEGNGVDGFVGNLPNNRKIIVYAKDKSVDRTRLTICHELGHLLLSSTEPKINEHLAHRFSGAFLVPAERLRQILGTSRTDISIQELCLMKERFGISIQALTYRAKDLGILSRSAYQTMFINFRSKGIYSEEPGHWPYPEEPRLTQQYLFRAVAEGLISESRAQELFPDYLTVKEQLEDNSSSAVNTYLSLSAEERSAYLSKLAEESADMYAPDSELLADDIMDVMDG
- a CDS encoding type II toxin-antitoxin system PemK/MazF family toxin produces the protein MADPQRGELWWINFDPTIGAEISKQRLAVVVSPDSVGKLPLRIVVPVTEWKDRYASYPWNAFTIRRAGFLLRNRKRLRLLCRFAWERFESFFDYRLP
- a CDS encoding flavocytochrome c, with amino-acid sequence MKANKRLGAAIASIVLLLSFVACSGKGAYKPGTYEGEGQGHGGAIKVAVSVDSDKITKIDVTESAESDFSKPAVQEIIKRVLDKNSAEIDSVSGASETSAGLISAIAAALSKAQTGEAVKSAGTKGATGEVPEDMSCDVVIVGAGGAGLSAALEAHDHGASVILVEKMPVIGGNTNYATGGLNAAETTPQKALGIQDSVETFYEDTMKGGKNLNNPALVHVLTERSAGTIDWLIGLGGDFSDVGKLGGATNPRAHRPSGGAPVGNHLVKILYDAVQKRGINVQTNSKVVALLKEGDAVSGVEVETKNGNYMIRAKAVIITTGGFGANQEKVVAYKPELKGFGTTNQPGATGDALDFIKDFDVALVDMEQIQTHPTVVPVKNTMITEAVRGNGAILVNREASRFISEMQTRDVVSDAELAQTGGTAFLLFDQGVRDSLSAIENYVKAGLLTEGDTIADLAQTMGLDAATLQATVDRYNGFVNTGVDTDFDRSDLPRELVHAPYYMVEVGPAVHHTMGGIKINTDAQVITTGGSAIPGLFAAGEVTGGIHGANRLGGNSLSDITTFGRIAGTKAAEFAAN